The Clarias gariepinus isolate MV-2021 ecotype Netherlands chromosome 7, CGAR_prim_01v2, whole genome shotgun sequence genome includes a window with the following:
- the LOC128528214 gene encoding extracellular calcium-sensing receptor-like, protein MWQGLQAITQYSLPRFGFLAHCFQCPLLRPLASGITEVLRPGSRNKPGTVSRLIRKLSLLGLNTSLCNRILDFLTGRPRLAKGENCKILESPEDPLLSKDGDVIIGAVFSIHSGTELQSLPYTEKPQPLICIRFNLREFRFAQTMIFVIEEINRSSHLLPNITIGYRIYDNCVSRLLSMKAAMALMNGKDITAVDSCSEKALVQAIIGESESTPTIALTRTTGPFKIPVISHAATCECLSSRKEYPSFFRTIASDYYQSRALAYLVKHFGWSWVGAVNSDNDYGNNGMAIFLNAAKEEGICVEYSEKFDRSDSEKVWKVVNIIRRSTAKVIIIFLTQVDMNILTDHLILKNVTGYQMIGVEGWITAVNLVTPASYNILAGSIGLDVGKMNIDGFADYVIKEFWQTAFPCLNTIGNISQTADNCKKYKNITAFENYNADITELRYANNIYNAVYAVAHSLHSLLRCTENQSCEKKKLIQPWQVVESLKKVNFTTKVGEDVWFDSTGATAAKYDVVNWQRGLNGDVQFRAVGYYDASLPSGQQFVLNTDDILWVGEKREPRSVCSERCPPGTRKATQKGRPVCCYDCLPCAEGEISNQTDSNNCEQCPGEYWSNAERDKCVLKVIEFLSFTEVMGIILVFFSLFGATLTVLVAILFLIERETPIVKANNSELSFLLLFSLTLCFLCSLTFIGRPSQWSCMLRHTAFGITFVLCISCILGKTVVVLMAFRATLPGSNVMKWFGPLQQRVSVLAFTLIQVLICVLWLTVSPPFPYKNINYYKEKIILECNLGSTIGFWAVLGYIGFLAFLCFVLAFLARKLPDTFNEAKFITFSILIFCAVWITFIPAYVSSPGKFTVAVEIFAILASSFALLFCIFTPKCYIILFKPELNTKKNMMGKMTPK, encoded by the exons atgtggcagggcttacaggCCATCACTCAGTACAGCTTGCCGCGCTTCGGCTTTCTCGCGCACTGCTTCCAATGTCCCCTTCTCCGGCCGCTGGCATCAGGCATCACCGAGGTTttgaggcctggttcacgcaaCAAGCCAGGG ACTGTGTCCAGACTGATCAGGAAACTAAgtctgttgggcctgaacacatCCCTCTGCAAcaggatcctggactttctgaccggaaggccaCG CTTGGCAAAGGGAGAGAATTGCAAAATTTTAGAAAGCCCAGAAGATCCTTTGCTGTCTAAAGATGGAGATGTGATAATTGGAGCTGTATTTTCAATACATAGTGGTACAGAGCTGCAGTCATTGCCTTATACTGAAAAACCTCAACCTTTAATATGCATTAG attTAACCTCAGAGAATTTCGCTTTGCTCAGACTATGATTTTTGTAATTGAAGAAATCAACAGAAGCAGCCATTTGCTTCCAAATATCACAATTGGTTACAGGATTTATGACAACTGTGTCTCAAGATTGTTATCTATGAAAGCAGCCATGGCTTTGATGAATGGTAAGGACATAACAGCAGTTGACTCCTGCTCAGAAAAAGCTTTAGTACAAGCCATCATAGGGGAGTCAGAGTCTACTCCTACTATAGCACTCACAAGAACTACAGGGCCTTTTAAGATTCCAGTG ATAAGTCATGCTGCAACATGTGAGTGTTTAAGCAGCAGAAAAGAGTACCCCTCTTTCTTCAGAACCATAGCAAGTGACTACTACCAGAGTAGAGCATTGGCATATTTGGTCAAGCACTTTGGCTGGTCTTGGGTCGGAGCAGTGAACAGTGATAATGACTatggcaacaatggaatggccATTTTTCTGAATGCAGCAAAAGAGGAGGGAATATGTGTTGAGTACTCTGAGAAGTTTGACCGGTCAGATTCTGAGAAAGTCTGGAAAGTGGTCAATATTATTAGGAGAAGCACAGCcaaagttattattatatttcttacCCAAGTAGACATGAATATCCTAACAGACCACCTTATTTTAAAGAATGTCACTGGCTATCAGATGATTGGTGTTGAAGGATGGATTACTGCTGTTAATCTAGTAACACCTGCAAGTTACAACATACTAGCTGGATCCATTGGATTAGATGTGGGGAAAATGAATATTGATGGTTTTGCAGACTACGTTATAAAAGAATTTTGGCAGACAGCTTTTCCCTGCTTAAATACGATAGGAAACATTTCTCAAACTGCAGACaactgcaaaaaatataaaaacattactgCATTTGAAAACTACAATGCCGATATAACAGAACTGAGATATGCAAATAACATCTACAATGCAGTTTATGCTGTAGCACATTCTCTACACAGCCTGTTGAGATGCACAGAAAATCAaagttgtgaaaaaaaaaaattaattcaaccATGGCAG GTTGTTGAGTCTCTAAAGAAGGTCAATTTTACCACTAAAGTTGGGGAAGATGTTTGGTTTGACAGCACTGGGGCAACAGCTGCAAAATATGATGTGGTGAACTGGCAACGAGGACTTAATGGAGATGTGCAGTTTAGGGCAGTAGGTTATTATGATGCCTCTCTGCCAAGTGGACAACAGTTTGTACTAAACACTGATGATATACTGTGGGTTGGAGAGAAAAGAGag CCAAGGTCTGTGTGCAGTGAGAGATGTCCTCCAGGAACAAGGAAAGCCACACAGAAAGGAAGGCCTGTTTGCTGCTATGACTGTTTACCATGTGCAGAGGGAGAGATCAGTAACCAGACAG attcAAATAACTGTGAGCAGTGTCCAGGAGAATATTGGTCTAATGCTGAAAGAGATAAATGTGTTCTAAAGGTCATAGAGTTTCTTTCATTTACAGAGGTTATGGGGATAATACTTgtattcttttctttgtttggaGCTACATTAACTGTGTTAgtagctattttatttttaatagaaagAGAAACTCCTATTGTTAAGGCAAATAACTCTGAGCTGAGCTTCCTGCTGCTGTTctccctgactctgtgttttcTCTGTTCGCTTACTTTCATTGGACGGCCATCCCAGTGGTCATGTATGCTGCGTCACACAGCATTTGGGATTACATTTGTCCTCTGTATCTCCTGTATACTGGGGAAAACAGTAGTTGTGCTAATGGCCTTCAGGGCTACACTTCCAGGCAGTAATGTCATGAAATGGTTTGGGCCTCTACAGCAGAGAGTCAGTGTACTTGCCTTCACTCTTATACAGGTCCTTATTTGTGTGCTTTGGTTAACAGTTTCACCTCCTTTTCCATATAAGAACATAAACTACTACAAGGAAAAGATCATATTAGAATGTAACTTGGGCTCAACCATAGGTTTCTGGGCTGTACTTGGTTATATAGGATTTCTTGCTTTCTTGTGCTTTGTTTTAGCTTTTCTAGCTAGAAAGCTGCCAGATACTTTTAATGAAGCCAAATTTATCACATTTAGCATACTCATATTTTGTGCCGTGTGGATCACCTTTATTCCTGCTTATGTCAGCTCTCCTGGAAAATTTACTGTAGCTGTGGAGATATTTGCTATTTTGGCCTCCAGTTTTGCTTTACTATTCTGTATATTCACACCTAAATGTTATATCATTCTATTTAAACCTgaactaaacacaaaaaaaaacatgatgggaAAAATGACTCCAAAATAA